One window of the Saccopteryx bilineata isolate mSacBil1 chromosome 2, mSacBil1_pri_phased_curated, whole genome shotgun sequence genome contains the following:
- the TFIP11 gene encoding tuftelin-interacting protein 11, with the protein MSLSHLYRDGESHMDDDEDERENFEITDWDLQNEFNPNRQRHWQTKEEATYGVWAERDSDEERPSFGGKRARDYSAPVNFISAGLKKGAAEEAELEDSDEEEKPVKQDEFPKEFGPKKLKTGGNFKPSQKGFAGGTKSFMDFGSWERHTKGIGQKLLQKMGYVPGRGLGKNAQGIINPIEAKQRKGKGAVGAYGSERTTQSLQDFPVVDSEEEAEEEFQKELSQWRKDPSGSKKKPKYSYKTVEELKAKGRINKKLTAPQKELSQVKVIDMTGREQKVYYSYSQISHKHSIPDDALPLQSQQLPQPGREAKAPGFALPELEHNLQLLIDLTEQEIIQNDRQLQYERDMVVNLSHELEKMSEVLEHEERVISNLSKVLEMVEECERRLQPGCSHPLTLDECARVFETLQDKYYEEYRMSDRVDLAVAIVYPLMKEYFKEWDPLKDCTYGTGIISKWKSLLENDQLLSHGGQDLSADAFHRMIWEVWMPFVRNIVTQWQPRNCEPMVDFLDSWVHIIPVWILDNILDQLIFPKLQKEVESWNPLTDTVPIHSWIHPWLPLMQARLEPLYSPIRSKLSSALQKWHPSDSSAKLILQPWKDVFTPGSWEAFMVKNIVPKLGMCLGELVINPHQQHMDAFYWVIDWEGMISVSSLVGLLEKHFFPKWLQVLCSWLSNSPNYEEITKWYLGWKSMFSDQVLAHPSIKDKFNEALDIMNRAVSSNVGAYMQPGARENIAYLTHTERRKDFQYEAMQERREAENMAQRGIGVAASSVPMNFKDLIETKAEEHNIVFMPVIGKRHEGKQLYTFGRIVIYIDRGVVFVQGEKTWVPTSLQSLIDMAK; encoded by the exons ATGTCACTGTCCCACTTGTACCGGGATGGGGAAAGCCACATGGATGATGATGAGGATGAGAGGGAGAACTTTGAGATCACTGACTGGGATCTGCAGAATGAATTCAACCCCAACCGGCAGCGGCATTGGCAGACCAAGGAGGAGGCCACGTATGGAGTGTGGGCAGAGCGAGACTCGGATGAAGAGAGGCCCAGCTTTGGAGGCAAACG GGCCCGCGACTACTCCGCGCCAGTCAACTTCATCAGTGCCGGGCTCAAGAAAGGGGCAGCAGAGGAGGCGGAGCTGGAAGATTCCGACGAGGAAGAGAAACCTGTTAAGCAGGATGAATTTCCTAAAGAATTTGGACCAAAGAAGTTAAAAACG GGCGGCAATTTTAAACCCAGCCAGAAAGGTTTTGCAGGAGGAACCAAGTCATTCATGGATTTTGGCAGCTGGGAACGACACACAAAAGGAATTGGACAGAAGCTTCTGCAGAAGATGGGCTATGTCCCAGGCAGGGGCCTCGGGAAGAACGCACAAG GTATCATTAACCCCATcgaagccaagcagagaaagggaaaaggcgCCGTGGGAGCTTACGGCTCAGAGCGGACCACTCAGTCCCTGCAAGACTTCCCTGTGGTTGACTCCGAAGAGGAAGCTGAAGAG GAGTTTCAGAAAGAGCTGAGCCAGTGGAGGAAAGACCCCAGTGGAAGCAAGAAGAAGCCCAAATACTCTTACAAGACAGTGGAAGAGTTGAAGGCTAAGGGCAGGATTAACAAGAAGCTCACTGCTCCCCAGAAGGAGCTTTCTCAGGTCAAG GTCATAGACATGACAGGCCGGGAGCAGAAGGTGTACTACAGCTACAGCCAGATCAGCCACAAGCACAGCATCCCCGACGACGCACTGCCACTGCAGTCGCAGCAGCTGCCCCAGCCCGGCAGGGAGGCCAAGGCACCGGGCTTCGCGCTGCCGGAGCTGGAGCACAACCTGCAGCTGCTCATCGACCTCACGGAGCAGGAGATCATCCAGAACGACCGGCAGCTACAGTACGAGCGGGACATGGTGGTGAACCTCTCCCACGAGCTGGAGAAGATGTCAGAGGTCCTGGAGCATGAGGAGCGGGTCATCTCCAACCTGAGCAAGGTCCTGGAGATGGTGGAGGAGTGCGAGCGGCGCCTGCAGCCCGGCTGCAGCCACCCCCTCACCCTGGACGAGTGCGCCCGTGTCTTTGAAACCCTGCAGGACAAGTACTATGAGGAGTACCGGATGTCCGACCGCGTGGACCTCGCCGTGGCCATCGTCTACCCGCTCATGAAGGAGTACTTCAAGGAGTGGGACCCTCTCAAG GACTGCACGTACGGCACTGGGATCATCTCCAAGTGGAAGAGCCTCTTGGAGAATGACCAGCTCCTGTCCCACGGCGGGCAGGACCTCTCAGCAGACGCCTTTCACAG GATGATATGGGAAGTCTGGATGCCTTTCGTTCGAAATATTGTCACCCAGTGGCAGCCCAGGAACTGTGAGCCCATGGTGGACTTCTTGGACAGCTGGGTGCACATTATCCCTGTGTGGATCTTGGATAACATACTGGACCAGCTCATCTTCCCCAAGCTGCAGAAGGAG GTGGAAAGCTGGAACCCACTGACGGACACGGTCCCCATCCACTCCTGGATCCACCCGTGGCTGCCCCTCATGCAGGCGCGCCTCGAGCCACTGTACTCTCCCATCCGCAGCAAGCTGTCCAGTGCCCTGCAGAAGTGGCACCCCAGCGACTCCTCTGCCAAGCTCATCCTACAGCCCTGGAAAGATGTCTTCACCCCTGGCTCCTGGGAAGCATTCATGGTCAAGAACATAGTGCCCAAGCTGG GGATGTGTCTCGGGGAGCTAGTTATCAACCCCCATCAGCAGCACATGGACGCCTTCTACTGGGTCATCGACTGGGAAGGGATGATCTCCGTCTCCAGCCTGGTGGGGCTTCTCGAGAAGCACTTCTTCCCCAAGTGGCTTCAG GTGCTGTGCTCCTGGCTCAGTAACAGCCCAAATTATGAGGAGATCACCAAGTGGTACCTGGGCTGGAAGTCCATGTTCTCAGACCAAGTGCTGGCACACCCCTCTATCAAAGACAAATTCAACGAGGCGCTTGACATCATGAACAGGGCGGTGTCCTCCAACGTTG GTGCCTACATGCAGCCCGGAGCACGGGAGAACATCGCCTACCTCACGCACACGGAGCGGAGGAAGGACTTCCAGTACGAGGCCATGCAAGAGCGACGGGAGGCTGAGAACATGGCGCAGAGGGGCATCGGCGTGGCCGCCAGCTCTGTGCCCATGAACTTCAAGGACCTCATTGAGACAAAGGCTGAGGAGCACAACATCGTCTTCATGCCTGTCATTGGGAAGCGACATGAAGGGAAACAACTCTACACCTTCGGCCGCATCGTCATCTACATCGACCGGGGTGTGGTGTTCGTGCAGGGCGAGAAGACCTGGGTGCCCACCTCCCTGCAGAGCCTGATCGACATGGCCAAGTAG